From the Clostridium sp. Marseille-P299 genome, one window contains:
- a CDS encoding MmcQ/YjbR family DNA-binding protein — translation MQKRAEVIAYCNKFDEVYEDYPFHDLNWTVMRHKKNQKIFAWIFEKNTHIWVNVKCDPEWRDFWRNAYSSVVPAYHLNKTHWNSIILNGEVPEKDIHKMIEESYYLTK, via the coding sequence GTGCAAAAACGAGCTGAAGTAATCGCATATTGCAATAAATTTGATGAGGTTTATGAAGATTATCCTTTTCATGATTTAAATTGGACTGTTATGAGACATAAAAAGAATCAAAAAATATTTGCATGGATTTTTGAAAAAAATACTCATATTTGGGTAAATGTAAAATGTGATCCTGAATGGAGAGACTTTTGGCGCAATGCCTACTCGTCTGTAGTTCCAGCATATCATTTGAATAAGACGCATTGGAATTCAATCATTTTAAATGGTGAAGTCCCTGAAAAAGATATTCATAAGATGATAGAGGAAAGTTATTATTTAACTAAATAA
- the pdaA gene encoding delta-lactam-biosynthetic de-N-acetylase: protein MQANTKDKSLQNAGDNWGLGFSQEGQPPTANATPDELKKFGAYYIGDTNEKVIYLTFDAGYENGYTPAILDALKKHNVPATFFIVGNYMETSPELVKRMVDEGHNVANHTYHHPDMSKISSLDSFKKEIQDLEVLFKEITGKTLTKFYRPPQGKYSESNLKMAQELGYHTFFWSLAYVDWYVDKQPTKEEAFKKLLGRIHPGAVVLLHSTSKTNSEILDELLTKWEEMGYTFGRLDDLVK from the coding sequence GTGCAAGCGAATACAAAAGATAAGTCCTTACAAAATGCGGGTGATAATTGGGGACTTGGATTTTCACAAGAAGGGCAGCCACCTACTGCAAATGCAACCCCTGATGAGCTTAAAAAATTTGGAGCTTATTACATCGGTGATACGAATGAGAAGGTGATATATTTAACCTTTGATGCAGGTTATGAAAATGGCTATACGCCTGCGATTCTTGATGCATTAAAGAAACATAATGTACCAGCTACATTTTTTATTGTAGGAAATTATATGGAAACAAGTCCAGAGCTTGTAAAAAGAATGGTCGATGAGGGTCACAATGTAGCGAATCATACATATCATCATCCAGACATGTCTAAAATATCATCCTTAGATTCTTTTAAAAAGGAAATTCAGGATTTGGAAGTTCTTTTTAAAGAGATTACAGGGAAAACTTTAACAAAATTCTATCGACCACCACAAGGAAAGTATAGCGAAAGTAATTTAAAAATGGCTCAGGAATTAGGATATCATACCTTCTTTTGGAGTCTTGCTTATGTTGATTGGTATGTTGATAAACAACCAACCAAAGAAGAGGCTTTTAAAAAATTACTTGGTCGTATTCACCCAGGGGCAGTGGTTTTATTACATAGTACTTCAAAAACAAATTCGGAGATACTGGATGAATTGCTAACCAAGTGGGAAGAGATGGGATATACATTTGGTCGTTTAGATGATTTAGTAAAATAA
- a CDS encoding DEAD/DEAH box helicase, with translation MNFKELNVIEPILIALDGLNYVTPSPIQEKTIPLALEGNDILGCAQTGSGKTAAYVIPVLQSLLKHKEQYNEAKQQKDSKQYACIGALILTPTRELALQICEQTKKIAKNTDLEIGAIYGGVDQSTQIEMLEQGIDILVATPGRLLDLIHQEYIKLNQVKMLVLDEADRMLDMGFIKEIKMIERQIPEKQILMFSATMPKPIERLADTILSNPKTVMVDEVSSTVDSVEEFVYFVDAENKLALLTSLLRGNDVKNAIVFTNTRQTADLVMKHLLKNAVRTLAIHGDKSQNARQDALIQFQKGKIKALVATDVAARGIDITKLSHVINYDIPENPESYIHRIGRTGRAGLDGIAINLCCIDEKENLTFIENHIGKKMTELKSEWPMKIFQKTVKPPKKAKITEEVFELTKVKDVSLSGKPVNPKSKGRFHKEKFGYQKDKPSFGRQKNKKFTK, from the coding sequence ATGAATTTTAAAGAACTAAATGTAATAGAACCTATTTTAATTGCACTGGATGGCTTAAATTATGTAACACCTTCACCAATTCAAGAAAAGACGATACCCCTTGCACTTGAAGGAAATGATATATTAGGATGTGCACAAACTGGAAGTGGAAAAACCGCAGCATATGTTATCCCAGTCTTACAATCGTTGTTAAAACACAAAGAACAATATAACGAAGCCAAACAACAAAAAGATTCAAAACAATATGCTTGCATAGGAGCGCTGATATTAACACCAACGCGAGAATTAGCACTTCAGATTTGTGAGCAAACAAAGAAAATTGCAAAGAATACCGATCTTGAAATAGGGGCAATCTATGGTGGTGTTGACCAAAGTACCCAAATTGAAATGCTAGAACAAGGAATTGATATCTTGGTAGCAACACCAGGACGCTTACTTGATTTGATTCACCAAGAATATATAAAACTTAATCAAGTGAAAATGCTTGTATTAGATGAAGCAGATCGTATGCTTGATATGGGATTTATAAAAGAAATTAAAATGATAGAGAGACAAATCCCAGAAAAACAAATACTAATGTTTAGTGCGACGATGCCAAAACCAATTGAGCGATTAGCAGATACAATCTTAAGTAATCCAAAAACAGTTATGGTGGATGAAGTAAGTAGTACGGTGGATTCCGTGGAAGAGTTTGTTTATTTTGTGGATGCTGAAAATAAACTAGCATTATTAACTTCACTACTTCGAGGCAATGATGTTAAAAATGCGATTGTTTTTACGAATACAAGGCAGACCGCGGATCTAGTAATGAAACATTTACTTAAAAATGCAGTGCGAACTCTTGCAATCCATGGAGATAAGAGCCAAAATGCAAGACAGGATGCATTGATACAATTTCAAAAGGGAAAAATCAAAGCCCTTGTGGCAACGGATGTAGCTGCTCGTGGTATTGATATAACAAAGCTTTCGCATGTTATTAACTATGACATTCCAGAAAATCCGGAGAGTTATATCCATCGTATTGGACGAACAGGAAGAGCTGGATTAGATGGAATTGCTATAAATCTTTGTTGTATTGATGAGAAAGAAAATCTTACCTTTATTGAAAATCATATAGGTAAAAAAATGACAGAACTTAAATCTGAATGGCCAATGAAAATTTTTCAAAAAACAGTGAAACCACCTAAAAAAGCAAAGATCACTGAGGAAGTTTTTGAATTAACAAAAGTAAAAGACGTTTCCCTAAGTGGTAAGCCAGTCAATCCTAAAAGTAAAGGAAGATTTCATAAAGAAAAGTTTGGATATCAAAAGGACAAGCCATCCTTTGGTAGACAGAAGAATAAGAAATTTACGAAATAA
- a CDS encoding PadR family transcriptional regulator, with amino-acid sequence MMIEKSLLSGSTTMLLLRLLEEKNMYGYEMIDILRKRSNNVFELKAGTLYPLLHSLEEKNLLSSYEEEVNGKVRKYYQISKEGKKYLKQKKEEWKEYSDAVSSVLGGNCYGMV; translated from the coding sequence ATAATGATTGAAAAAAGTTTACTTTCCGGAAGTACTACTATGTTACTTCTTAGGTTATTGGAAGAAAAGAATATGTACGGATACGAGATGATTGATATCTTACGAAAGCGTTCCAATAATGTATTTGAACTAAAAGCTGGAACCCTATACCCCTTGCTTCATTCTTTAGAAGAGAAGAATCTCTTATCTTCCTATGAAGAAGAGGTGAACGGTAAGGTACGTAAGTATTATCAGATTTCAAAAGAAGGTAAGAAATACTTAAAGCAAAAGAAAGAGGAGTGGAAAGAATATTCAGATGCTGTGAGTAGTGTACTAGGAGGTAATTGCTATGGCATGGTCTGA
- the bcp gene encoding thioredoxin-dependent thiol peroxidase — MLEVGMKAPDFTLKNQEGSDISLVDYRGKKVVLYFYPKDNTPGCTAQACGFAEHYPDFMEQGAVVIGISKDSVESHRKFADKYNLPFILLSDPELEAIQAYDVWKEKNMYGKKTMGVVRTTYLIDEEGIIINAATKVKAKENPMDMLKLLDGEK; from the coding sequence ATGTTAGAAGTTGGAATGAAAGCACCGGATTTTACATTAAAAAATCAAGAAGGTAGCGATATATCATTAGTAGATTATAGAGGGAAAAAGGTAGTATTATATTTTTATCCGAAGGATAATACACCAGGCTGTACAGCGCAGGCTTGTGGTTTTGCAGAGCATTATCCTGATTTTATGGAGCAAGGAGCAGTTGTCATCGGAATTAGTAAGGACTCTGTGGAATCTCACAGAAAATTTGCTGATAAATATAATTTACCATTTATTTTACTTTCAGACCCAGAGCTAGAAGCAATTCAAGCATATGATGTTTGGAAAGAGAAAAACATGTATGGAAAGAAGACCATGGGGGTTGTACGTACTACTTATCTGATTGATGAAGAAGGAATTATTATAAATGCCGCAACAAAAGTCAAGGCGAAAGAGAATCCTATGGATATGTTAAAGCTATTAGATGGAGAGAAATAG
- a CDS encoding ABC transporter permease, which yields MKRYLKLYIIFLKQYMKAQMQSKLDFIMGFFSFFLNQILGIVFIYLVFEKIPNLRGWSFDQMIFIYGYAQIPRGIDHFIADYLWVFTRKTVRDGSFDRYLLRPINPVYQIIIERCQPDGIGEILVGILLVIYSAKNLSLQFSIINILLFIISVVVGAVIFTSIKLFFATNAFFMKDAYSLLYLAYNTSDFVKYPLEIYAKPARVILNYIIPFGFTAFIPASYFLKASSVYATIGAEIVIAILAFLIAYKYFCFGCKKYESAGN from the coding sequence ATGAAGCGATATCTTAAATTATATATTATATTTTTAAAACAATATATGAAAGCACAAATGCAGTCAAAACTTGATTTTATAATGGGATTCTTTTCATTCTTCTTAAATCAGATTTTAGGAATTGTGTTCATTTATTTAGTATTTGAAAAAATCCCGAATTTGCGGGGATGGAGCTTTGACCAAATGATTTTTATTTACGGTTATGCTCAAATCCCACGTGGAATCGATCATTTTATCGCAGATTATTTATGGGTTTTTACAAGAAAGACAGTGCGTGATGGAAGTTTTGACCGCTATTTATTACGACCAATTAATCCAGTGTATCAAATCATAATTGAACGGTGTCAGCCAGATGGTATCGGTGAAATATTAGTGGGGATATTGCTTGTCATATACTCCGCAAAGAATTTGAGCCTACAGTTTTCAATAATTAATATTTTATTATTTATTATATCAGTAGTTGTAGGAGCAGTTATTTTTACTTCAATTAAGCTATTTTTTGCAACCAATGCTTTTTTTATGAAAGATGCATATAGTTTATTGTATCTAGCGTATAATACCTCTGATTTTGTGAAGTATCCTCTAGAAATTTATGCGAAACCTGCTAGAGTCATTTTAAATTACATTATACCATTTGGGTTTACAGCATTTATACCAGCGAGCTACTTTTTAAAAGCAAGTTCGGTATATGCAACCATAGGAGCAGAAATTGTTATTGCAATATTAGCCTTTTTAATCGCATATAAGTATTTTTGTTTTGGATGCAAAAAGTATGAGAGTGCAGGGAATTAA
- a CDS encoding ABC transporter ATP-binding protein, whose protein sequence is MIDVQNLCKEFKSSKKYPGLRGAVKSLFTTETVIKKAVQDVSFHINEGEIVGYIGSNGAGKSTTIKMMTGILVPTSGKCLVGGIEPYKNRTENAKHIGAVFGQRTQLWWDLPLTETFSVLKEIYQVNDADFKMRMSFINDVLGIKEFENNTVRTLSLGQRMRADLGAALIHNPKVLYLDEPTIGLDVVVKDKIRRAILEMNKEYKTTVLLTTHDMQDIETLCQHIIIIDDGRKIYDGTQEDLKEAYEAATKLTLKVDSPEMISATDLLSNFKLGKERMKLDINGNKIEVIFYKNDISVTDIMAYIMKFTNISDLTTADVDLASIIKKIYEKNSSIHRSM, encoded by the coding sequence ATGATTGACGTTCAAAATTTATGCAAAGAATTTAAATCCTCAAAGAAATATCCTGGATTAAGAGGTGCCGTGAAATCATTATTCACGACAGAAACTGTTATAAAAAAGGCGGTTCAAGATGTAAGCTTTCATATCAACGAGGGTGAAATTGTTGGTTATATTGGAAGTAACGGGGCAGGAAAATCAACCACGATAAAGATGATGACTGGTATTTTGGTACCAACCTCTGGTAAATGTCTAGTAGGTGGAATCGAACCTTATAAAAATAGAACGGAAAATGCAAAGCACATAGGTGCAGTATTTGGTCAGCGAACACAATTGTGGTGGGATTTACCGCTTACCGAAACCTTTTCTGTTTTAAAAGAAATCTATCAAGTAAATGACGCTGATTTTAAAATGCGTATGAGTTTTATTAATGATGTGCTAGGAATCAAAGAGTTTGAAAACAATACGGTTAGGACTTTGTCACTTGGTCAGCGTATGCGTGCTGATCTTGGAGCAGCATTAATACATAATCCCAAGGTGTTATACCTTGATGAACCAACAATTGGTTTGGATGTTGTTGTTAAAGATAAAATTAGAAGAGCTATTTTAGAAATGAATAAAGAATATAAAACGACAGTTTTATTAACAACTCATGATATGCAGGATATTGAAACACTTTGCCAGCATATTATTATCATTGACGATGGAAGAAAGATTTATGATGGGACCCAAGAGGATTTAAAAGAGGCGTATGAGGCCGCCACTAAGTTAACTTTAAAAGTCGATTCCCCTGAAATGATATCGGCAACAGATTTATTATCCAATTTTAAGCTGGGAAAAGAACGTATGAAGTTAGATATCAACGGAAATAAAATTGAAGTTATATTTTATAAAAATGATATATCCGTAACTGACATTATGGCATATATCATGAAGTTTACAAATATCTCAGATCTGACAACAGCGGATGTAGATTTAGCTAGTATTATTAAGAAAATATATGAAAAAAATAGCTCTATACATCGAAGTATGTGA
- a CDS encoding permease prefix domain 1-containing protein, with protein MAWSDYITTVKEQIRNKKAKLLIEDELKDHIEEQIKAYQEDGVSYEEAEKMAVLDMGDPIEVGTELNRIHRPKLEKKLLMMVIIFSVFSLILQYFVGRICVGLNNPNYFIDQLGFTIIGIIIMVLIYFFDYTIIGKYPFLIWSIFYLFGIYRVLYGHRYFGKVGGIFTLLYLFIPLFAGVLFRLRNMKIKGLIISGIIGGMPILLAMKGSSFSAMVHYCIILFIIMNIAVGKRWFGIKKRLGYLIVWTGMIGIPLVFFVACYVSGMPLINEYQKIRWQEIFLTLSNNNIFYRSNFARQAMTNTKIIGSNTELLKNNSWIGSDYILVFIFNMFGLIMGLITVGLVLFLLYKAFGIARKQRSVLGYMVGMFCALSFLVQTMFYFISNLGFFQINDVVSQQVLPFLSSGGSNIVYSYAVAGLLLSVYRNSDVVSDRIVLNKTSLLGKIRLRS; from the coding sequence ATGGCATGGTCTGACTACATTACAACGGTGAAAGAACAGATACGTAATAAAAAGGCAAAATTACTGATTGAAGATGAACTAAAAGATCATATTGAAGAGCAGATAAAGGCATATCAAGAGGATGGAGTTAGTTATGAAGAAGCTGAGAAAATGGCAGTACTTGATATGGGTGACCCAATTGAAGTGGGAACAGAGTTAAATCGTATCCATCGTCCGAAGCTCGAAAAAAAGCTACTTATGATGGTTATAATTTTTAGTGTTTTTAGTCTTATCCTACAGTATTTTGTAGGGCGTATATGTGTAGGGTTAAACAATCCGAATTATTTTATTGACCAACTAGGATTTACTATTATAGGAATTATAATTATGGTTCTGATTTATTTTTTTGACTATACCATTATTGGAAAATATCCATTTCTGATTTGGAGTATTTTTTATCTATTTGGTATTTATAGAGTGTTATATGGACATCGTTATTTTGGTAAAGTGGGCGGGATATTTACTTTGCTGTATTTATTTATCCCCTTATTTGCAGGTGTATTGTTTCGTTTACGTAATATGAAAATTAAAGGATTAATTATATCTGGGATTATTGGCGGAATGCCTATATTGCTCGCAATGAAAGGAAGTAGCTTTTCAGCAATGGTTCATTATTGCATTATTTTATTTATTATTATGAATATTGCAGTAGGAAAGCGTTGGTTTGGTATTAAAAAAAGACTTGGATATTTAATTGTATGGACTGGAATGATTGGAATACCTCTTGTATTCTTCGTTGCATGTTATGTATCGGGAATGCCTTTAATAAATGAATATCAAAAAATACGCTGGCAAGAAATTTTTCTAACATTAAGCAATAATAATATTTTTTATAGATCAAATTTTGCAAGACAAGCAATGACTAATACAAAAATCATTGGTAGCAATACAGAACTTTTAAAGAACAATTCTTGGATTGGTAGCGATTATATTCTGGTATTTATTTTTAATATGTTTGGTCTGATTATGGGATTAATTACGGTTGGATTAGTATTATTTTTATTGTATAAAGCTTTTGGGATTGCAAGAAAGCAAAGAAGTGTTTTAGGCTATATGGTTGGAATGTTTTGTGCGTTATCTTTCCTTGTGCAAACAATGTTTTATTTTATATCAAATTTAGGATTCTTTCAAATCAATGATGTGGTAAGTCAACAAGTACTTCCTTTCCTATCAAGTGGGGGGAGTAATATCGTTTATTCATACGCGGTAGCAGGATTGTTATTATCGGTTTATCGAAACTCAGATGTTGTCTCAGATAGAATAGTTTTAAATAAAACTTCCTTACTAGGTAAAATTAGGTTAAGGTCATAG
- a CDS encoding trypsin-like peptidase domain-containing protein has protein sequence MKSIKKWVLRQIMVFAFMLTPMILTGMNAEVAIAATTVKLNSSKVSLYVGESYTLKLSGVKSKITWVSNNKGVATVSSTGVVKAVKKGTAKVTATVGNKKYTCTVTVKDPKLNQTKAELKIGESQILKIIGNSKKVTWKSSKNTVVSVNKDGLVEAKGLGSATITGTVDGKKYSCKVTVGGSRFYTSMNKITCYDEIITAVLLENWGDDELINYTTNNDNIEVYDTETGSGDYFFLRIVPKKVGTSVITFTTSTDNSKLEITVTVVDAKKKAKVLTAKEVYKSCSKATVQIVTDVGVGTGFFYDTGKVVTNYHVIKGAKKITVNFTDGTSYEVKNILSLNEYVDLAVLSVPVSVTPLKLNQKEVSSGDTVYAIGSSLGVLTDTFTNGIVTNANRYVDDIHYIQTNAAITNGNSGGPLLNEYGEVIGINTWQYVNGQNINFAISIEELYYMTIFHGFSIDDMNGNTVEEDVSEEGNVEKNPSEDTEPTIVYEDTLLSKSKEGCQDIENNILMYGHIEPDAVDYYQFTVTKKGTVGIICLIDKSQITDFMKFSFGVYSKTDDKLICVNDYGQMGDYYWYYTEKEFEAGTYYVIPYYSATGALRSVPYYLQVVQE, from the coding sequence ATGAAATCAATTAAGAAGTGGGTATTACGCCAGATTATGGTTTTTGCATTTATGCTAACACCAATGATTCTAACTGGTATGAATGCAGAGGTAGCGATTGCAGCTACTACAGTAAAACTAAATAGTAGTAAAGTTTCTCTTTATGTTGGAGAATCTTATACACTTAAACTTTCTGGAGTCAAGTCTAAGATAACGTGGGTATCGAACAACAAGGGTGTTGCTACTGTTTCGTCCACGGGTGTAGTGAAGGCGGTTAAAAAAGGTACAGCGAAAGTTACAGCTACAGTAGGAAATAAAAAATATACCTGTACGGTAACGGTCAAAGATCCTAAATTGAATCAGACAAAAGCTGAATTAAAAATCGGTGAATCTCAAATATTAAAAATTATTGGTAATAGCAAAAAAGTAACATGGAAAAGTTCTAAGAACACTGTGGTTAGTGTAAATAAAGACGGCTTGGTGGAAGCAAAAGGATTAGGTTCAGCAACAATTACTGGAACAGTAGATGGGAAAAAGTATTCTTGTAAAGTAACGGTTGGTGGAAGCCGTTTTTATACATCTATGAATAAAATTACTTGCTATGATGAAATTATAACAGCAGTATTGCTAGAAAATTGGGGTGATGATGAGCTAATCAATTACACTACCAATAATGATAACATCGAGGTTTACGATACGGAAACAGGAAGTGGAGATTACTTTTTCTTGCGTATCGTTCCAAAGAAGGTTGGAACCTCAGTAATTACGTTCACCACTTCTACAGATAACAGTAAGCTTGAGATTACGGTTACTGTTGTTGATGCTAAAAAGAAGGCGAAAGTTTTAACTGCAAAAGAGGTATATAAAAGTTGTTCTAAGGCTACGGTTCAAATTGTAACAGATGTTGGCGTAGGTACGGGATTCTTCTATGATACAGGAAAAGTGGTTACGAATTATCATGTTATAAAAGGAGCAAAAAAGATTACGGTTAATTTTACAGACGGGACTTCTTATGAGGTGAAAAATATTCTATCTTTGAATGAGTATGTTGATTTAGCTGTGCTTAGTGTACCGGTTTCAGTAACACCATTAAAACTGAATCAAAAAGAAGTTAGTTCAGGTGATACTGTATATGCAATCGGTAGTTCCTTGGGTGTATTAACAGATACCTTTACAAATGGTATTGTAACAAATGCGAATCGTTATGTAGATGATATTCATTATATACAAACGAATGCAGCTATAACCAATGGAAATAGTGGTGGACCTTTATTAAATGAATATGGTGAAGTTATTGGAATTAATACATGGCAGTATGTTAATGGGCAGAATATTAACTTTGCTATTTCTATAGAGGAACTTTACTATATGACCATATTCCATGGTTTTAGTATCGATGACATGAATGGCAATACTGTGGAAGAAGATGTGAGTGAAGAAGGAAATGTAGAAAAAAATCCATCAGAAGATACAGAGCCTACCATTGTTTATGAGGATACTTTGCTTAGTAAGTCCAAAGAAGGATGCCAGGACATAGAAAATAATATTTTAATGTATGGACATATCGAACCAGATGCTGTGGATTATTATCAATTCACGGTAACAAAGAAGGGGACTGTAGGGATTATTTGTTTAATCGACAAATCACAAATTACTGATTTTATGAAATTCTCCTTCGGAGTATATAGTAAAACGGATGACAAATTAATTTGTGTCAATGATTACGGTCAAATGGGTGATTATTATTGGTATTATACAGAGAAAGAGTTTGAGGCTGGTACCTATTATGTTATTCCTTATTATAGTGCAACAGGTGCATTAAGGAGCGTTCCATATTATTTGCAAGTCGTTCAAGAGTAA
- a CDS encoding ABC transporter permease yields MKYLTKLKVYIPFIENSIKINLAYRLSFFITILSRFFTIIVTYYLWKAIYSSSTDTVLGGFSFYEMITYIIISFFTSVIVNSESSNSIAYDVMDGSIAANLIKPINYQLTILAIGIGRLLLNFLTLVLPFAIIFCATGWIDAPTVSNSILYIISLFVSFLNNFLFGSCFAVVAFHTTYYFGLDMAKTVVTRFFSGSIIPLTFFSPMLERIFTFLPFATMNYTPTMIYLGKITGSALIEAIVLQLIWLILFYFINKLLWKHAIKRLTILGG; encoded by the coding sequence ATGAAATATTTAACGAAATTAAAGGTTTACATTCCATTTATAGAGAATTCAATAAAAATAAATTTAGCTTATCGGTTATCATTCTTTATAACAATACTAAGTAGGTTTTTTACGATTATCGTTACATATTATTTATGGAAAGCAATCTATTCCTCAAGCACCGATACGGTCTTAGGAGGGTTTTCATTTTATGAGATGATTACCTATATTATAATTAGTTTCTTCACTTCAGTCATTGTAAATAGTGAGTCGAGCAATTCCATTGCTTATGATGTAATGGATGGAAGTATCGCTGCAAATTTAATAAAACCAATCAATTATCAATTGACGATACTTGCGATAGGGATTGGAAGATTGCTTCTTAATTTTTTAACACTAGTATTACCATTTGCAATTATCTTTTGTGCTACAGGGTGGATTGATGCACCAACGGTCTCAAACAGTATTCTTTATATCATTAGTCTTTTCGTTAGCTTCCTTAATAATTTTTTATTTGGAAGTTGCTTTGCGGTGGTAGCATTTCATACAACGTATTATTTTGGATTAGATATGGCAAAAACGGTGGTAACGAGATTTTTTTCTGGCAGTATCATTCCGTTAACATTTTTTTCACCAATGCTAGAACGTATTTTTACGTTTCTACCATTTGCAACAATGAACTACACTCCAACGATGATTTATCTGGGTAAAATAACAGGGAGTGCATTAATAGAAGCAATTGTCTTACAGCTTATTTGGTTAATCTTATTTTATTTCATAAATAAATTGTTATGGAAGCATGCGATTAAAAGGCTAACAATTCTTGGAGGTTAG
- a CDS encoding N-acetylmuramoyl-L-alanine amidase family protein, translated as MLREMFKIGIISFIILALTGCSRGQVNNGPNEVAPTNSVSEEQNSEGKNEDTNTDENDNSSLTGPEGDLADSVIIALDAGHGGGFGGASYDGRNEKDLALQIAFYVKEYIEENYTGAEIYLVREKDAALSGDVKEDLELRAKFASDVNADALVSLHFNASDAHDQSGAMVFISNQDHVTEASKNLGEKILVELEALGLTNRGTQKRNSNDMVDENGKPLDYYAINRHCAAINIPGIIVEHCFMDHSNDQQFIDSDEDLRALAKADAIGIANYFGLSKK; from the coding sequence ATGTTAAGAGAAATGTTTAAAATCGGTATAATCAGTTTCATAATACTAGCATTGACCGGTTGTTCTAGGGGACAAGTAAATAATGGACCAAATGAAGTAGCTCCAACAAACAGTGTGAGTGAAGAACAAAATTCTGAGGGAAAAAACGAAGATACAAACACCGATGAGAATGATAACTCATCGTTAACAGGACCAGAAGGTGATTTAGCGGACTCAGTAATTATCGCTTTAGATGCAGGACACGGTGGTGGATTTGGTGGTGCTTCATATGATGGTAGAAATGAAAAAGATCTAGCACTACAGATTGCTTTTTATGTGAAGGAATACATTGAAGAAAACTACACAGGTGCAGAAATCTATTTGGTGAGAGAAAAAGACGCTGCATTATCTGGAGATGTAAAAGAGGATTTAGAATTACGTGCAAAGTTTGCTAGTGATGTAAATGCAGATGCATTAGTAAGCTTACATTTTAACGCATCCGATGCACACGACCAAAGCGGTGCTATGGTTTTTATATCGAATCAAGATCATGTAACTGAAGCTTCTAAGAATTTAGGAGAGAAGATTCTAGTTGAACTAGAAGCTCTTGGACTAACCAATCGTGGAACGCAGAAAAGAAATAGTAATGATATGGTTGATGAGAATGGAAAACCACTGGATTATTATGCCATCAATCGTCATTGCGCGGCGATAAATATTCCAGGAATTATCGTTGAGCATTGTTTTATGGATCATTCAAATGATCAGCAATTTATTGATAGCGATGAGGATTTACGTGCATTAGCTAAGGCAGATGCGATTGGAATTGCGAACTATTTTGGGTTGAGTAAGAAGTAG
- a CDS encoding GNAT family N-acetyltransferase, whose product MIRKYQDNDLLLCSYILMTVYNNELCKCHWTAQTAQKYLQEIVEQKRFVGFTLWEKEKLIGAIFTHEKTWWNNDEIFIDEMFILPEYQRKGHGTELIKAVEKHIRKKNLAGMTLITYRTSLAPEFYIKNGFSNAEQVLYMSKAIVKEEQRSLLA is encoded by the coding sequence ATGATAAGAAAGTATCAAGATAATGATTTGTTATTATGTTCTTATATTTTAATGACTGTCTACAATAATGAATTATGTAAATGCCATTGGACAGCACAGACTGCTCAAAAATATTTACAGGAAATCGTGGAGCAGAAGAGATTCGTTGGATTTACGCTATGGGAAAAAGAAAAATTAATAGGTGCAATATTTACACATGAAAAAACTTGGTGGAATAATGATGAAATATTTATTGATGAAATGTTCATTCTACCAGAGTATCAAAGAAAAGGTCATGGAACAGAGCTTATAAAAGCAGTTGAGAAACATATTAGAAAGAAAAATTTAGCAGGAATGACATTAATAACATACCGTACATCACTAGCACCTGAATTTTACATTAAAAATGGATTTAGTAATGCAGAACAAGTACTTTATATGAGTAAAGCAATTGTAAAAGAGGAACAAAGATCATTGTTGGCATAA